In Helianthus annuus cultivar XRQ/B chromosome 3, HanXRQr2.0-SUNRISE, whole genome shotgun sequence, a single window of DNA contains:
- the LOC110929043 gene encoding MDIS1-interacting receptor like kinase 2, whose product MSPLSVSIILLVATCTFVFCTLNVAGFSDEVNALLKWKATLHTLDTNMVLPTWTHDLNLSFSSQRTVSPCNWYGVSCDENGSINRLNLSSSSITGTLDHLSFSSFPNLAYFELSSNNFSGTIPSDVRHLSKLVYLDLSSNQFTGKIPPEIGELRNLSILHLFQNQLNSFIPQSICQLRSLYGLALNENNLYGSIPTCLGQLSNLSYIYLNRNNITGSIPHELGNLYNLNDLEMNNNSLTGAIPETLANLKNLAFLILYKNQLNGSIPREIGNLTSLQFLEIQSNNLTGMIPVSLGKLKSLLVLRLHYNKLSGPIPQELGNMTSLSNLQLGSNQLNGSIPSSFGNLQSLEKLSLTDNQLSGSIPPEFGKLKLVNIDIRNNVLSGSLPDDICNGRKLEYLGVSDNKLTGRIPKSLYNCSSLIRVRLDGNQITGDIFQSFGVYPNLNYINLNDNQVYGEISDNWSKCRNLTTIQMGGNRIRGNIPSSLGKSIQLETLNLSFNDLVGEIPKEFERMTRMGTLVLSNNRLSGEIPVLGSLVQLLDLSMNKLNGSIPASLEHCSELHFLNLSNNGFSGEIPVQLGGLDHLSVLDLSQNSLIKEIPSRLLSMSSLEMLNLSHNELTGNIPESYDTMNGLLSIDLSYNHLRGPVPKSKVFRNLSIEALQGNEDLCGNVTGLRQCASESHTPKRKHKLALVISLPLLGALLLGVLMGILTFYSHRSKSLPSTQLGSEHKDDKNFFSISTFNGRETYDEIVTRTEEFNKAFCIGMGNSGSVYKVKLSSGDIVAVKKLHSSSEVINHNDFLNEIRALTRIRHRNIVKLLGYCSHSQNSFLVYEYLEGGSLADILGDKTAQILDWMKRVKIIKGVAYALSYMHHDCLPAIIHRDISSKNILLDSEHEACVSDFGTSKILNPDSSNWTNVAGTFGYLAPELAYTMKVTEKCDVYSFGVVALEIIKGTHPGDIITSISSWSTEVVKLTDLMDNRLPVPLPKIKEVLNSIMILAIKCVNSNPELRPTMHEVSQKIACMTMG is encoded by the exons ATGTCTCCTCTTTCAGTTTCAATCATCTTACTTGTTGCAACATGTACATTTGTTTTCTGTACCCTAAATGTTGCAGGCTTTTCAGATGAAGTTAATGCTCTCCTAAAATGGAAAGCAACCCTCCATACCCTTGATACCAACATGGTTCTACCTACATGGACACATGATCTTAATCTCAGTTTTTCTTCTCAAAGAACAGTCTCTCCATGCAATTGGTATGGAGTTTCATGTGATGAAAATGGCAGCATAAACAGATTGAATCTTTCCTCATCCAGTATAACTGGTACGCTTGATCACTTGTCCTTCTCCTCGTTTCCGAATCTTGCATATTTCGAACTTAGTTCAAACAACTTTTCAGGGACTATCCCATCTGATGTCCGTCACCTGTCAAAACTTGTTTATCTTGATCTTTCTTCTAATCAGTTCACCGGGAAAATCCCACCAGAGATTGGCGAACTCAGAAATCTTTCCATCCTTCATTTGTTTCAAAATCAGTTGAACAGTTTTATTCCGCAATCCATATGTCAATTGAGATCCCTTTATGGGCTCGCGTTGAATGAAAACAATCTTTACGGTTCGATTCCTACTTGTTTGGGTCAGTTGTCAAATTTGAGTTATATTTATCTGAATCGTAATAATATTACTGGTTCAATTCCTCATGAATTGGGAAATCTTTACAATCTAAATGATCTTGAAATGAATAACAACTCTTTAACTGGAGCAATCCCAGAAACTTTGGCCAATCTGAAGAATCTAGCCTTCTTGATTCTTTACAAGAATCAATTGAATGGATCAATACCTAGGGAAATAGGTAATCTGACTTCTCTCCAGTTTTTGGAGATACAATCGAACAATCTTACTGGTATGATTCCTGTGTCTTTAGGTAAACTCAAATCCCTTTTGGTTCTTCGTCTTCACTATAACAAACTTTCTGGTCCCATCCCACAAGAGTTAGGGAACATGACATCCCTTTCTAATCTGCAACTAGGAAGCAATCAACTCAACGGTTCCATTCCAAGTTCATTTGGTAACCTGCAATCCTTAGAAAAACTCTCTCTTACCGATAATCAACTTTCTGGGTCTATTCCTCCTGAATTTGGAAAGCTGAAGTTGGTCAATATTGATATCCGCAACAATGTTTTATCAGGTAGTTTGCCTGATGACATTTGCAACGGAAGAAAGCTAGAATATCTTGGTGTTAGTGATAATAAACTAACAGGTCGAATTCCAAAGAGCTTGTACAACTGCTCGAGCTTGATCCGAGTCCGTTTGGATGGAAACCAGATTACTGGAGATATTTTTCAGAGCTTTGGAGTCTATCCGAACCTGAATTACATCAATCTCAACGATAACCAGGTTTACGGGGAAATCTCAGACAATTGGAGTAAGTGCAGAAACTTAACCACCATACAGATGGGGGGGAATCGAATCCGAGGTAACATACCTTCTTCCCTAGGAAAGTCGATTCAGCTGGAAACCCTAAATCTCTCCTTCAATGATTTGGTTGGAGAGATACCCAAAGAATTTGAAAGGATGACTCGTATGGGGACACTTGTTTTAAGCAATAACAGACTTTCTGGTGAAATCCCAGTTCTGGGATCTCTAGTTCAACTTCTTGATCTATccatgaataagttgaatgggtCCATTCCAGCTTCACTCGAGCATTGCTCGGAACTTCATTTCTTAAACTTGAGCAACAATGGATTTTCTGGTGAAATCCCAGTCCAACTAGGGGGATTGGATCACTTATCTGTTCTTGATTTGAGTCAAAATTCACTCATCAAAGAGATACCTTCTAGGCTTTTGAGTATGAGTAGCTTGGAGATGCTAAATCTCTCTCACAACGAACTCACAGGTAATATTCCCGAGAGTTATGACACAATGAATGGATTGTTGAGCATTGATCTTTCATATAATCACTTACGAGGTCCCGTCCCCAAAAGCAAAGTCTTTAGGAATCTTTCAATAGAAGCATTACAAGGGAACGAAGATTTGTGTGGAAATGTTACCGGATTGAGGCAATGTGCATCAGAAAGCCATACCCCAAAACGGAAACACAAACTTGCACTTGTGATTTCGCTTCCACTTCTTGGCGCCCTTCTACTTGGCGTTCTCATGGGAATACTCACCTTCTATAGTCACAGATCAAAGAGTCTGCCATCAACACAACTTGGTAGCGAACATAAAGATGACAAAAATTTCTTTTCGATTTCAACATTTAATGGAAGAGAGACTTATGACGAAATTGTGACCCGAACAGAGGAGTTTAACAAAGCGTTTTGCATCGGAATGGGAAACTCCGGAAGTGTGTACAAAGTGAAGTTGTCATCAGGTGATATTGTTGCTGTAAAGAAACTTCACTCGTCTTCTGAAGTGATCAACCACAATGATTTCCTAAATGAGATCAGGGCATTGACAAGAATACGACACAGAAACATCGTCAAACTACTTGGCTACTGTTCGCActctcaaaactcatttttggtctaTGAGTATCTCGAAGGTGGTAGTTTAGCTGATATTTTGGGTGATAAAACTGCTCAAATTTTGGACTGGATGAAGAGAGTGAAGATTATCAAAGGTGTTGCATACGCTTTATCATATATGCATCATGATTGTTTGCCGGCTATTATCCATCGTGACATATCAagcaaaaatattttgcttgatTCTGAGCACGAAGCCTGTGTTTCTGATTTTGGAACATCCAAAATTCTGAACCCAGATTCTTCGAATTGGACTAACGTTGCAGGAACATTTGGATACCTTGCACCAG AACTTGCGTACACAATGAAGGTAACCGAAAAGTGTGATGTTTATAGCTTCGGTGTTGTAGCATTAGAAATAATCAAAGGAACGCACCCTGGTGATATCATTACTTCCATATCCTCTTGGTCAACCGAAGTGGTCAAGCTAACAGATTTGATGGATAATCGTCTGCCCGTTCCACTCCCGAAAATTAAAGAAGTTCTAAACTCAATAATGATTCTGGCCATTAAATGCGTTAACTCAAACCCTGAGTTAAGACCTACAATGCATGAAGTTTCACAAAAAATTGCATGTATGACTATGGGGTAG